The Candidatus Thioglobus sp. genome contains the following window.
AAAAGGGATGTTAATAGCGTCCCTTTTTTTTGCCTTAACTACTTCTTTCGCGCAAGCCGAAACAAGATTTGATCGATGGTATCAAATTGGATACGATTATTCGCAAAAAGGTCGAAATGACGATGCCTTTGAATGGATGATGCGTGCCGCTAATGGCGGACATGGTGCTGCGCAAAACAACATTGGACTAAGCTATTTACATGCGCTTGGTACAGAAAAAGACGATAAGAAAGCTTTTGAATGGTTTAAGAAATCAGCTGAACAGGGCGTATCTTATGCTCAAAGTGAATTAGCTATGATGTATTATGATGGCAAGGGTGTTGAGCAAGATACTCAGCTAGCAGAAAATTGGTGGTTGATTGCATCAGAGCAGGACGATGAGTATGCACAATATAACCTAGCCTCTTTAATGTTGGAGAAAGGCGATATAAAGCAAGCTTATTATTGGTTTACACGATCTTCTAAAAATAACCATCCAGATGCACAGGTTGCATTGGATTTACTCAGTGAAAAATATGTGGAATAGAATTATCATAATAGTAACATTAATGTTTTCATTAAATGCTTTTGCATTTTTACCAGGCTTGGGTAGCTTCCCTCAATTCCCAGAGTTGCCTAAAATTAAAAACTTTGATCCTAGTTCACTTCAAAAGTTTTACAATCAATTTACCAATCAAAAGCCAAATATTGAGCGTGAAAATCGTATGATCTCTGAAATTGAAGAGGCGGTTATGGATGGTGATGTTGAGTATTTGCCTATTTCTAATGATCAAGAAGTGTTTAGTATTTTCATGGAATCAGATTCTGAAAAGCCAAAAGGCGGTATTATTTTATTGCACTCTCGTGGTTTTCATGCCAATTGGGAAAGTGTGATTAAGCCACTTAGGGTTGGACTTAATGAAAAACAATGGCACACATTGTCTGTGCAAATGCCAGTGCTGGAAAAATCGGCCACATATTATGACTATGTGCCAATTTTCCCATATTCACATGAGCGTATCGATGCAGCTGTTAATTTTTATAAACAGCGCGGCATTGATAATATCATCCTGATTTCTCATGGCTGTGGCGCACACATGGCAATGAGTTATTTTGATAAATTTAGTGATGATAAGATTAGTGCATTTGTGGGTATTGGTATGGGAGCAACAGATTATCAGCAAAAAACAATTAAGCGTTTTCCACTTGATGTTATGCTTAAACCAGTGCTTGACATATACGGCGAAAAAGATTTCCCAGGTGTGGTTCGATTATCAAGCTCAAGAAAAGCATTAATGGATATTTCAGATAATCAACAAAATGCACAGATTGTTATTAAGAAAGCTGATCATTACTTCACTGAAACCGGTACTGCGCAAGATCTGATTGATTCAGTGGATACTTGGTTAAAAAAACTTTCTAAAGCGACTAAGTAGCCCGATTTATATTACTAAATAGCGATAATGATGCGTTCATAAAACCAATATAAGCCAATACTTGCAATAATAATTGAAGCAGGAGCGACTATTCGGGATCGATACCAAGGTTTATCTTTAAACCAATATCCAATAAACACATAAGCCAGAAGAATGATAAACAATTGCCCTAACTCTACGCCAATATTAAAACTTATCAAGCTGCTTAAAAATTGAGACCTTTCTAGTCCAATATCATTTAAAACACTTGCAAATCCTAATCCATGTAATAGTCCAAAACAAAATACCACCAATAAGCGCCATTTGCTAATATTTTGTTTGAGTAAATTTTCAAGTGCGATATAAACAATCGATAAAGCGATTAAAGCCTCAATCCACAAAATAGGTAGCACGATAATGCCATATATTGAAAGACCTAAAGTGATAGTATGGGCTAATGTAAAAGCACTTACTTGATAAAATAAAGGTTTTATTTGAGTGCTAAACAAGAACAAGCCCAATATAAATAATATATGGTCTAAACCTCTAGGTAGGATGTGTAAAAAACCAAGCCATAGATAATTTAATAAGCTGTTAGTAACATGTTGCTCTTGCAAAACTATCGTATCTGTTTGCTCGCCATTAGTCAGCCAAAGACTCGCAATAGATTTCTCGTTTTGACTAAGTTTAAAAACATTATCACCATATTTTTCGGGATATTGCCAAGTAATATACTTGGTGTTTTGCGGGAGCTTTCCTGAGAAAGTAATTATGCTATTTCTTGATAGGCGGATATCATCAATTGGCGGCACTTGAATATTGTTAAAATTAAGAGAGAGACTCTTATTGTCAGCTTTAAGATTTAAAGTCTTTTGGTAGTTAGCTGAAAATTTATTAAATTTTTGCTGGATCGTTTCAGCTGAACTTTTTCTAAGATTGTTGTAAATAGCAGATTGCGGTGAATTGTCGGTATCGGTATGTTTGGCGTCAATGTCTGCCATTAACGCCTCTACATAATGTTAGAATAAATTCGTTGTTTTCTTGGATAGTAAGATTAACAACACCAGGCTTCATTTCATGAGCCTGTGAAGCTGAAAAACACCCAAAAGACAATAAAATTAGGAGCCAGTAATGAAAATATCTCATAAAATTATTTTAGCCTTTTATATTTTTTACCAGCCTGTCTTGGCGCATGATTTTTGGTTAACTGCAAATAATTTTAATCCAATAATTGACAATAAAATAACTATTTCTGCTCAAGTTGGAGAAAATTTTGTAGGCGAAACACTGCCAAGAATTAACAATTGGTTTGTTAGGTTTGAGCAACTTCAAGGTCAAAGCGCGACTCCAATTCAAGGAGAATTAGGAGATGATCCAATAGGCAGTATTATCATTAAGGAAAATACATCATCAACAGTGATATATCAAAGTACTTTTGATTATCTAACGCTATCGGCTGAGAAGTTTAATCAATATCTGGATAAAATGCATTTAAAGCATATCAAAGATCAGCGCCGGATTGAAAAAATGGACCAAAGTGAAGGTCGAGAATTTTATGCGCGTTATGCTAAGCTACTTATCAAGCCAAAAAATACTAATGCTGATGCCGGTATTTATAAAAAAACTGGGCTTGAGTTAGATATTGTGCCTGTAAATTCTCCTTGGGAAAATGAGACAATTAGTTTTTTAGTTTATTTTCAAGGTAAGCCTTTAAAAGATATTGTGGTTAGAGCCTATTCACAAGATAATCCTCTTGATTTAGTTGAGCAAAAAACTGATGATAAAGGTCATGTGGCACTTAGGCTAAGTGCCAACAATAGATGGATGGTTAACGCACTGCATATGGTTAAAGCTAGAGGTGAGCGCAGGAAAATGGCAGATTGGGAAAGCTTATGGGCCTCTTTAGTGTTTGAAAAGTAGTTAATTATTAGAGTGCTTTAAGATAGTTGAGTTCATCTTGGTTAAAGTTAGCTAATTTTCTAGCTTCTAAATTAAAAGGTCCACGTAACTGTTCACCAATGTGTTTTTTAACAAATCCATCAAAAGTCTCTATAGGATCAAGTTGGCGAGTTTTGCATAGATAGTGGAACCAAAAATTACCAATTTTTACATGCCCAATTTCATCATTAAAAATAATATCTAGTAAACTCACCATTTTATCAAAATGAGCATCTTTAAAGCGTTTTTGAATTTTAGGCGTAGCATCTAGTCCTCTAGCTTCTAACACTCTTGGTACAAGAGCCATTCTAGCGAGTACATCATAATCGGTTTCATAAGTCATTTTCCATAAGCCATTATGGGCTTCAAAATCCCCATATTGGTAACCCAATTCAATCAAATGCTTATTAAGCAGCTGAAAATGCTTTGACTCTTCAAAAGCAACCTGAATCCAATCTTGGTAGAACTGATTTGGCATTTCCCTAAATCGATAAATAGCATCTAGCGCAAGATTAATGGCATTAAATTCAATATGACAAATTGCATGAATGGTTTTGATCATTCCAAGATCTGTTTTATTTCGCTGAGGAATAGATTGAAATCTAACCAGATTTGGTTTATCAGGTCTACCAGGAAACTCTACTGGTTTAATTGGATAGCTGGCTTGAAAATTGAGCCTCTGCGTATTTTTCAAAAGCTGAAGTTGATCAACTAATTTAATTTTTTCATTAATATCGCCACACATTAATGCTTTAAAACTATGCTCAAAGACGTTCATATTTCCCTTGATTGATATTAGCCAAGGTCCAGTCACCAATTTGAATACGAATTAGTCTAAGCGTTGGAAAGCCTACATATGCAGACATGCGCCTTACTTGACGATTCTTACCTTCACTAATTTTTAATTCAATCCATGAAGTAGGGATATCTTTTCTAAATCTAACGGGCGGATTCCTGTCCCAGATCCAGTTTGGTTCTTTGATAATTCTTGCTCTGGCAGGTTTGGTTAATCCATCCTTTAGCATGACACCAAGAATTAATTGTTCAATAGCAGTATCGGTAATTTGCCCATCTAGTTGAACTATATAGGTTTTTTCTTTATCAAATTTTGGATGTGAAATTTGGTGCTGTAGCTTGCCATCATCGGTAAGTAGCAGCAGACCTTCAGAATCTTTATCTAATCGACCTGCAGGATA
Protein-coding sequences here:
- a CDS encoding ferritin-like domain-containing protein, with product MNVFEHSFKALMCGDINEKIKLVDQLQLLKNTQRLNFQASYPIKPVEFPGRPDKPNLVRFQSIPQRNKTDLGMIKTIHAICHIEFNAINLALDAIYRFREMPNQFYQDWIQVAFEESKHFQLLNKHLIELGYQYGDFEAHNGLWKMTYETDYDVLARMALVPRVLEARGLDATPKIQKRFKDAHFDKMVSLLDIIFNDEIGHVKIGNFWFHYLCKTRQLDPIETFDGFVKKHIGEQLRGPFNLEARKLANFNQDELNYLKAL
- a CDS encoding DUF4198 domain-containing protein; translated protein: MKISHKIILAFYIFYQPVLAHDFWLTANNFNPIIDNKITISAQVGENFVGETLPRINNWFVRFEQLQGQSATPIQGELGDDPIGSIIIKENTSSTVIYQSTFDYLTLSAEKFNQYLDKMHLKHIKDQRRIEKMDQSEGREFYARYAKLLIKPKNTNADAGIYKKTGLELDIVPVNSPWENETISFLVYFQGKPLKDIVVRAYSQDNPLDLVEQKTDDKGHVALRLSANNRWMVNALHMVKARGERRKMADWESLWASLVFEK
- a CDS encoding HupE/UreJ family protein — protein: MADIDAKHTDTDNSPQSAIYNNLRKSSAETIQQKFNKFSANYQKTLNLKADNKSLSLNFNNIQVPPIDDIRLSRNSIITFSGKLPQNTKYITWQYPEKYGDNVFKLSQNEKSIASLWLTNGEQTDTIVLQEQHVTNSLLNYLWLGFLHILPRGLDHILFILGLFLFSTQIKPLFYQVSAFTLAHTITLGLSIYGIIVLPILWIEALIALSIVYIALENLLKQNISKWRLLVVFCFGLLHGLGFASVLNDIGLERSQFLSSLISFNIGVELGQLFIILLAYVFIGYWFKDKPWYRSRIVAPASIIIASIGLYWFYERIIIAI
- a CDS encoding pseudouridine synthase, encoding MLYAFNKPFGVLCQFSGEGDTLANYIKTKGIYPAGRLDKDSEGLLLLTDDGKLQHQISHPKFDKEKTYIVQLDGQITDTAIEQLILGVMLKDGLTKPARARIIKEPNWIWDRNPPVRFRKDIPTSWIELKISEGKNRQVRRMSAYVGFPTLRLIRIQIGDWTLANINQGKYERL
- a CDS encoding sel1 repeat family protein, which produces MLIASLFFALTTSFAQAETRFDRWYQIGYDYSQKGRNDDAFEWMMRAANGGHGAAQNNIGLSYLHALGTEKDDKKAFEWFKKSAEQGVSYAQSELAMMYYDGKGVEQDTQLAENWWLIASEQDDEYAQYNLASLMLEKGDIKQAYYWFTRSSKNNHPDAQVALDLLSEKYVE
- a CDS encoding alpha/beta hydrolase family protein, which encodes MFSLNAFAFLPGLGSFPQFPELPKIKNFDPSSLQKFYNQFTNQKPNIERENRMISEIEEAVMDGDVEYLPISNDQEVFSIFMESDSEKPKGGIILLHSRGFHANWESVIKPLRVGLNEKQWHTLSVQMPVLEKSATYYDYVPIFPYSHERIDAAVNFYKQRGIDNIILISHGCGAHMAMSYFDKFSDDKISAFVGIGMGATDYQQKTIKRFPLDVMLKPVLDIYGEKDFPGVVRLSSSRKALMDISDNQQNAQIVIKKADHYFTETGTAQDLIDSVDTWLKKLSKATK